In one Erinaceus europaeus chromosome 3, mEriEur2.1, whole genome shotgun sequence genomic region, the following are encoded:
- the MSGN1 gene encoding mesogenin-1, translating into MDNLRETFLSLEAGSGSSDSPGLLSSWDWKAGPGPFELNQASPAHSLSPAPSLESYSSSPCAGVTSLSCGHGATGTVGSNDVCSDQGPGDLVEVDYNMLAFQPAYLQGPGAPKAQKGTKVRMSVQRRRKASEREKLRMRTLADALHTLRNYLPPVYSQRGQPLTKIQTLKYTIKYIRELTDLLNSGREPRAQSS; encoded by the coding sequence ATGGACAACCTACGAGAGACCTTCCTCAGCTTGGAAGCTGGCTCGGGCTCCTCCGATAGCCCTGGCCTGCTATCCTCCTGGGACTGGAAAGCCGGGCCTGGTCCCTTTGAGCTGAACCAGGCCTCTCCTGCTCACAGCCTGTCGCCCGCCCCGTCGCTGGAGTCCTATTCTTCCTCCCCCTGTGCTGGGGTGACGAGCCTGTCCTGTGGGCACGGAGCTACCGGCACTGTAGGCAGCAACGATGTCTGCAGTGACCAAGGGCCGGGTGACCTGGTGGAGGTGGACTATAATATGTTGGCTTTCCAGCCTGCCTATCTGCAGGGCCCTGGGGCCCCCAAGGCCCAGAAGGGCACCAAAGTCAGGATGTCTGTCCAGCGGAGACGGAAGGCCAGTGAGAGGGAGAAGCTCCGGATGAGGACCTTGGCGGATGCCCTGCACACCCTCAGGAATTACCTGCCGCCAGTCTACAGCCAGAGGGGCCAGCCACTCACCAAAATCCAGACACTCAAGTACACCATCAAATACATCCGGGAGCTCACAGACCTGCTCAACAGTGGCAGAGAGCCCAGGGCCCAGAGCAGCTGA